One Roseomonas gilardii subsp. gilardii genomic region harbors:
- a CDS encoding catalase, whose translation MTQDIQNGAARPVLTTTAGAPVPDNQNSLTAGPRGPILLENYQLIEKLAHQNRERIPERVVHAKGSGAYGTLTITNDISRYTRAKIFSRLGQKTEVLLRFSTVAGERGAADAERDVRGFALKFYTEEGNWDLVGNNTPVFFIRDPMKFPDFIRTQKRHPRTNMRSATAMWDFWSLSPESLHQVTILFSDRGLPQGYRFMNGYGSHTYSFWNDAGERYWVKFHFKSMQGIRTWTNEEANTVIAEDRESAQRDLYDAIEQGDFPRWRMCVQIMPEADAEKTSYNPFDLTKVWPHAEYPLIEVGVLELNRNPEHYFAEIEQSSFSPSNIVPGIGFSPDKVLQGRIFAYADAHRYRVGTHYEMLPVNRPRSQVNTYHADGPMRFDAPRGTDHYYEPNSFNGPVEQPAAKEPPLRIDGNADHYNHRDGNDDYNQPGNLFRLLGAEQQERLFRNIAAAMQGVPQEIVTRQLEHFRRADPAYAAGVERALNRVHTSPASAPTTAADVGGQQAAE comes from the coding sequence ATGACCCAGGACATCCAGAACGGCGCCGCCCGTCCGGTGCTGACCACCACGGCCGGCGCCCCGGTGCCCGACAACCAGAACAGCCTGACCGCCGGCCCGCGCGGGCCGATCCTGCTGGAGAACTACCAGCTCATCGAGAAGCTGGCGCACCAGAACCGGGAGCGCATCCCGGAGCGCGTGGTGCATGCCAAGGGCTCGGGCGCCTATGGCACGCTGACGATCACCAACGACATCAGCCGCTACACCAGGGCGAAGATCTTCTCCCGGCTCGGCCAGAAGACCGAGGTGCTGCTGCGCTTCTCCACCGTGGCCGGCGAGCGCGGCGCGGCGGATGCCGAGCGCGACGTGCGCGGCTTCGCGCTGAAGTTCTACACCGAGGAAGGCAACTGGGATCTGGTCGGCAACAACACGCCGGTCTTCTTCATCCGCGACCCGATGAAGTTCCCCGACTTCATCCGCACGCAGAAGCGCCACCCGCGCACCAACATGCGCTCGGCGACCGCGATGTGGGATTTCTGGTCGCTTTCGCCGGAAAGCCTGCACCAGGTGACGATCCTGTTCTCGGATCGCGGCCTGCCGCAGGGCTACCGCTTCATGAACGGCTACGGCTCGCACACCTATTCCTTCTGGAACGATGCCGGCGAGCGGTACTGGGTGAAGTTCCACTTCAAGTCCATGCAGGGCATCCGGACCTGGACGAACGAGGAGGCCAACACCGTCATCGCGGAGGACCGCGAAAGCGCGCAGCGCGACCTGTACGACGCGATCGAGCAGGGTGACTTCCCGCGCTGGCGCATGTGCGTGCAGATCATGCCCGAGGCCGATGCGGAGAAGACCTCCTACAACCCCTTCGACCTGACCAAGGTCTGGCCGCATGCGGAGTACCCGCTGATCGAGGTGGGCGTGCTGGAGCTGAACCGGAACCCGGAGCATTACTTCGCGGAGATCGAGCAGAGCTCCTTCTCGCCGTCGAATATCGTGCCGGGCATCGGCTTCTCCCCGGACAAGGTGCTGCAGGGCCGCATCTTCGCCTATGCCGACGCGCACCGCTACCGCGTGGGCACGCATTACGAGATGCTGCCGGTGAACCGCCCGCGCAGCCAGGTGAACACCTATCACGCCGACGGGCCGATGCGCTTCGACGCGCCGCGCGGCACGGACCACTACTACGAGCCCAATTCCTTCAACGGCCCGGTGGAACAGCCCGCGGCCAAGGAGCCGCCCCTGCGCATCGACGGGAATGCCGACCACTACAATCATCGCGACGGCAACGACGACTACAACCAGCCGGGCAACCTGTTCCGCCTGCTCGGCGCCGAGCAGCAGGAGCGGCTGTTCCGCAACATCGCCGCCGCGATGCAGGGCGTGCCGCAGGAGATCGTCACCCGCCAACTCGAGCATTTCCGCAGGGCGGACCCGGCCTATGCCGCCGGCGTGGAGCGCGCGCTGAACCGGGTCCATACCAGCCCGGCCTCGGCCCCCACCACCGCCGCCGACGTGGGCGGGCAGCAGGCCGCCGAGTGA
- the hemC gene encoding hydroxymethylbilane synthase translates to MSAALLPPISPATAQPATSQPATALSSPLASPGRAAKPVLRAGTRGSPLALAQTREVLALLGDDGTPGGRSVRARVIGTTGDQVQDRRLAEIGGKGLFAREIHEALLDGRIDFAVHSLKDLETELPPGLVIAGVLPREDVRDALVLGPAVPPVFRRGALPELPQGARIGTASVRRQAQLRHLRPDLRFGLLRGNVGTRLRALEGGDFAATLLAMAGLRRLGLEHAAVMALDPEEELVPAAGQGIIAVTAREEDVETRRLFAMIDHRPTRIAATAERALLAALDGSCRTPVGAYARILPGGRLRLTGLLAREDGSFLLKRSLEGAPGDAARLGAGLGEWLRAGSPADILS, encoded by the coding sequence ATGTCCGCCGCCCTGCTCCCGCCCATCTCCCCGGCCACCGCCCAGCCGGCGACCTCCCAGCCGGCGACCGCCCTGTCCTCCCCCTTGGCTTCCCCCGGCCGCGCCGCGAAGCCGGTGCTGCGGGCGGGCACGCGCGGCTCCCCGCTCGCGCTGGCGCAGACGCGGGAGGTGCTGGCCCTGCTGGGTGATGACGGGACGCCCGGTGGGCGTTCCGTGCGGGCGCGTGTGATCGGCACCACCGGGGATCAGGTCCAGGACCGGCGCCTCGCCGAGATCGGGGGCAAGGGGCTCTTCGCCCGGGAGATCCACGAGGCGCTGCTGGATGGGCGGATCGATTTCGCCGTGCACAGCCTCAAGGACCTGGAAACGGAACTGCCGCCCGGCCTCGTCATCGCCGGCGTGCTGCCGCGCGAGGATGTGCGCGACGCCCTGGTCCTGGGCCCCGCCGTGCCGCCGGTCTTCCGCCGGGGCGCGCTGCCGGAACTGCCGCAGGGCGCGCGGATCGGCACCGCCTCCGTGCGACGGCAGGCGCAGTTGCGCCACCTGCGGCCCGACCTGCGCTTCGGCCTGCTGCGCGGCAATGTCGGCACGCGGCTGCGGGCGCTGGAGGGCGGCGATTTCGCGGCCACGCTGCTGGCCATGGCCGGGCTGCGCCGCCTGGGGCTGGAGCATGCGGCGGTGATGGCGCTGGACCCGGAGGAGGAGTTGGTGCCGGCGGCCGGACAGGGCATCATCGCCGTCACCGCCCGGGAGGAAGATGTGGAGACGCGGCGCCTCTTCGCGATGATCGACCACCGCCCCACCCGCATCGCCGCCACGGCGGAACGGGCGCTGCTGGCGGCGCTCGACGGCTCCTGCCGCACGCCGGTCGGCGCCTATGCACGCATCCTGCCCGGCGGAAGGCTGCGGCTGACCGGCCTGCTGGCGCGGGAGGACGGTTCCTTCCTGCTGAAGCGCAGCCTGGAAGGCGCGCCCGGCGACGCGGCGCGGCTGGGTGCCGGGCTGGGCGAATGGCTGCGGGCCGGGAGCCCCGCGGACATTCTGTCGTGA
- a CDS encoding LysR substrate-binding domain-containing protein, whose product MTPNTLAGLSLRDLEYAVTVAELRHFGRAAERCGVSQPALSEQIRKLESLLGVTLFERSSRRIELTNQGANLLRQAETVIREARGLLEMARGAAEPLTGPLRLGVIATLGPYYVPWLLPDMRARYPGLSLRLQEGRTGELLDSLQRGTLDLALVALPSGAAGLTEVPLFFEPFQLACPQGHPLLERERIGLAELDGQGLLLLEEGHCLREQALSLCHVPAGMREARFASSLEMLRHMIAAGEGYSLLPLLSRREGTALDGLIGYRPMREPRIGRSIGLVWRGTDPRGPVFTELAEVLRDTAPPGTDPER is encoded by the coding sequence ATGACTCCGAACACCCTGGCCGGCCTCTCGCTCCGCGACCTCGAATACGCCGTCACGGTCGCGGAACTGCGCCATTTCGGCCGGGCCGCCGAACGCTGCGGCGTCAGCCAGCCGGCCCTGAGCGAGCAGATCCGCAAGCTGGAAAGCCTGCTGGGCGTGACGCTCTTCGAAAGGTCCAGCCGCCGGATCGAGCTCACCAACCAGGGGGCGAACCTGCTGCGGCAGGCGGAGACGGTGATCCGGGAGGCGCGCGGCCTGCTGGAAATGGCCCGGGGGGCGGCTGAGCCGCTGACCGGCCCGCTCCGCCTGGGCGTGATCGCGACGCTCGGCCCCTATTACGTGCCCTGGCTGCTGCCGGACATGCGGGCCCGCTATCCCGGCCTGAGCCTGCGCCTCCAGGAAGGGCGGACCGGCGAGTTACTGGATTCGCTGCAACGCGGCACGCTCGACCTGGCGCTGGTCGCCCTGCCTTCGGGGGCCGCCGGGCTCACCGAGGTTCCGCTCTTCTTCGAGCCCTTCCAGCTCGCCTGCCCGCAGGGGCACCCGCTCCTGGAACGGGAGCGGATCGGCCTCGCGGAGCTCGACGGCCAGGGGCTGCTGCTGCTGGAGGAAGGGCACTGCCTGCGGGAACAGGCGCTTTCGCTCTGCCATGTCCCCGCCGGGATGCGCGAGGCGCGCTTCGCCAGTTCCCTCGAAATGCTGCGCCACATGATCGCGGCTGGGGAGGGCTATTCCCTCCTGCCCCTGCTGTCGCGCCGGGAAGGCACGGCGCTGGACGGGCTCATCGGCTACCGCCCGATGCGGGAGCCCCGGATCGGCCGCAGCATCGGGCTGGTCTGGCGCGGCACGGACCCACGCGGCCCGGTCTTCACGGAACTCGCGGAGGTGCTGCGGGACACCGCCCCGCCGGGGACCGATCCGGAACGGTGA
- a CDS encoding NADH-quinone oxidoreductase subunit B family protein, with translation MSARLPWSRLIRNLLHAPPAEAPPQPPGDLVAALAAQMATGARARLGRSLAIREIDAGSCGGCEAEIAALDAPPYELERFGLRFVDSPRQADLLLVSGPVTRNMAEALRRAHACMAQPAWVVAVGDCAVDGGCFHTSPAVEGGVGAVLPVDLLIPGCPPSPEQVLEGLLALLRAGGTGAAAPAMAPVGEVMAEESWLRDEPPPHDLPPQDSRLRDPSREAAQEIPPAAPPLEDEADPDEGDAREGRSG, from the coding sequence GTGAGCGCCCGCCTGCCCTGGTCGCGCCTGATCCGCAACCTGCTCCATGCCCCGCCGGCGGAGGCGCCGCCGCAGCCGCCAGGCGATCTGGTCGCCGCCCTGGCGGCACAGATGGCCACCGGCGCCCGCGCCCGGCTGGGGCGCAGCCTGGCGATCCGGGAGATCGATGCCGGTTCCTGCGGCGGCTGCGAGGCGGAGATCGCCGCCCTCGACGCGCCGCCCTATGAGCTGGAGCGCTTCGGCCTGCGCTTCGTGGATTCGCCGCGGCAGGCCGACCTGCTGCTGGTGAGCGGCCCGGTGACACGCAACATGGCCGAGGCGCTGCGCCGCGCCCATGCCTGCATGGCGCAGCCCGCCTGGGTGGTGGCCGTGGGCGACTGCGCGGTGGATGGCGGCTGTTTCCACACCTCCCCGGCGGTGGAGGGCGGGGTCGGGGCGGTGCTGCCGGTGGACCTGCTGATCCCCGGCTGCCCACCGTCCCCGGAACAGGTGCTGGAGGGGTTGCTGGCCCTGCTCCGGGCAGGCGGGACGGGCGCGGCCGCGCCGGCCATGGCGCCAGTGGGGGAGGTCATGGCGGAGGAATCCTGGCTCCGGGATGAGCCGCCTCCCCACGATCTGCCACCGCAGGATTCACGCCTGCGGGACCCGTCACGGGAGGCCGCCCAGGAGATCCCGCCGGCTGCGCCGCCCCTGGAGGATGAGGCGGACCCCGATGAGGGAGACGCCCGGGAAGGCCGTTCCGGCTGA